A single window of Dermochelys coriacea isolate rDerCor1 chromosome 2, rDerCor1.pri.v4, whole genome shotgun sequence DNA harbors:
- the VCPIP1 gene encoding deubiquitinating protein VCPIP1 isoform X2: MSQPPPPPPPPPPPQQQQPVSKKRDRRIFSGSCPDPSCQARLFFPAHGPLSSGSIECTDCGQRHEQRQLLGVEEVTDPDLVLHNLLRNALLGVSGGGPPRKNTELVKVMGLSNYHCKLLSPILARYGMDKQTGKAKLLTEMNQGDVFDCALLGDRAFLIEPEHVDTMGYGKDRSGSLLYLHDTLEDIKKANNSQDCLIPVHVDGDGHCLVHAVSRALVGRELFWHALRENLKKHFKENLSRYKALFHDFIDAVEWEDIINECDPLFVPPEGVPLGLRNIHIFGLANVLHRPIILLDSLSGMRSSGDYSATFLPGLVPVEKCMGKDGMLNKPICIAWSSSGRNHYIPLVGIKGAALPKLPMKLLPKAWGVPQDLIKKYIKLEEDGCVIGGDRSLQDKYLLRLVAAMEEVFMNKHGIHPSLVADVHQYFYRRTGVIGVQPEDVTAAAKKAVMDNRLHKCLICGALSELHVPPEWLAPGGKLYNLAKSTHGQLRPDKNYSFPLNSLVCSYNSVKDVLVPDYSLSSLTACNWCHGTLVRRVRGDGSVVYLDGDRTNARSTGGKCGCGFKHYWDGKEYDNLPEAFPITLEWGGRVVRETVYWFQYESDTTLNSNVYDVAMKLVTKHFPGEFGSEILVQKVVNTILHQTAKKNPDDYTPVNIDSAHAQRADDIQGQDLDSQLPTKIILTGQKMKTLHKEELNMSKTERTIQQNIADQASVMQKRKTEKLKQEQKGQPRTTSPGAVRDGPSSAPATPTKSPYSPTSTKGKKIRITTNDGRQSMLTLKSTTTFVELQESIAREFNIPPYLQCIRYGFPPKELLPPKEGMENEPVPLQHGDKIIIEIFKGKEEGSLSTSAPSTHAVKHEDVAVTNKISSKELQEQVDKEMYSLCLLATLMGEDVWSYAKGLPHLFQQGGVFYSIMKKTTVPVVVVPPSLITTWN, encoded by the exons ATGTCCCaaccgccgccgccgccgccgccgcctccacctcctcagcagcagcagcctgtctCGAAGAAGCGGGACCGGCGCATCTTCTCCGGATCTTGTCCGGACCCCAGCTGCCAGGCGCGCCTGTTCTTCCCGGCCCACGGGCCGCTGAGCAGCGGCAGCATCGAGTGCACGGACTGCGGGCAGCGCCATGAGCAGCGGCagctgctgggggtggaggaggtgaCGGACCCGGACCTGGTCCTGCACAACCTGCTGCGGAACGCGCTGCTGGGGGTGAGCGGCGGGGGCCCCCCCAGGAAGAACACGGAGCTGGTCAAAGTTATGGGCCTGTCCAACTACCACTGCAAgctgctctcccccatcctggCTCGCTACGGCATGGACAAGCAAACGGGCAAGGCCAAGCTTCTCACCGAGATGAACCAGGGGGATGTCTTTGACTGTGCCCTCTTGGGCGACCGTGCCTTCCTCATTGAGCCTGAGCATGTCGACACTATGGGCTATGGCAAGGACCGCTCCGGCAGCCTCCTCTACCTGCATGACACCCTGGAGGACATCAAGAAAGCCAACAACAGCCAGGACTGCCTGATCCCTGTTCACGTGGATGGTGACGGCCACTGCCTGGTCCATGCTGTCTCACGGGCACTGGTGGGCAGGGAGCTGTTCTGGCATGCGCTCCGGGAGAACCTGAAGAAGCACTTCAAGGAGAACCTGAGCCGCTACAAGGCTCTCTTCCATGACTTCATTGACGCAGTAGAGTGGGAGGACATAATCAATGAGTGTGACCCTTTGTTTGTCCCTCCAGAAGGTGTGCCATTAGGTCTGCGAAACATTCACATCTTTGGTTTGGCTAATGTGCTTCACCGGCCCATCATCCTGCTGGATTCCTTGAGTGGAATGCGTAGTTCTGGAGATTACTCAGCCACTTTCCTCCCTGGGCTGGTACCGGTAGAGAAATGCATGGGAAAAGATGGCATGTTGAACAAACCTATCTGTATTGCATGGAGTAGCTCTGGACGTAACCATTATATTCCTCTGGTTGGAATAAAAGGTGCTGCTTTACCTAAACTGCCTATGAAATTACTTCCTAAAGCTTGGGGAGTTCCTCAGGATCTCATCAAAAAATACATCAAACTGGAGGAGGATGGTTGTGTGATTGGAGGAGATAGAAGTTTGCAAGACAAATACTTACTAAGGCTGGTTGCTGCAATGGAAGAAGTTTTCATGAATAAGCATGGTATTCATCCCAGTTTAGTAGCTGATGTACATCAGTATTTTTACAGAAGGACTGGTGTAATAGGAGTTCAGCCTGAAGACGTTACTGCAGCTGCCAAAAAAGCAGTGATGGACAACCGCCTTCACAAGTGTCTAATCTGTGGTGCCCTTTCAGAGCTTCATGTTCCTCCAGAGTGGTTGGCTCCAGGAGGGAAACTGTATAACCTGGCCAAAAGTACCCATGGCCAGCTGAGGCCTGACAAAAATTACAGCTTCCCTCTGAACAGTTTGGTGTGCTCCTATAATTCTGTGAAGGATGTCCTGGTACCAGACTACAGTCTGAGTAGTTTGACTGCTTGTAACTGGTGTCATGGTACCTTGGTGCGTCGTGTCAGGGGAGATGGATCTGTTGTGTATCTGGATGGGGACAGAACTAATGCTAGATCCACTGGTGGCAAATGTGGCTGTGGATTCAAACACTATTGGGATGGTAAAGAATATGACAATCTCCCTGAAGCCTTTCCTATTACTTTAGAATGGGGTGGAAGAGTGGTGAGAGAGACTGTATATTGGTTCCAATATGAAAGTGATACAACTCTTAACAGTAACGTGTATGATGTTGCAATGAAACTTGTTACCAAACATTTTCCTGGTGAATTTGGTAGTGAGATTCTTGTTCAGAAAGTTGTCAATACAATATTACATCAGACTGCCAAAAAGAACCCTGATGATTATACTCCTGTAAATATTGATAGTGCTCATGCGCAAAGAGCTGATGATATACAAGGACAAGACTTAGATTCGCAACTTCCAACCAAAATTATTCTCACTGGACAGAAAATGAAAACTTTGCACAAGGAAGAGTTAAATATGAGTAAAACTGAAAGAACTATTCAACAGAACATTGCAGACCAGGCTTCTGTAATGCAGAAAcggaaaactgaaaaattaaaacaagaacaaaaagggCAACCTAGGACTACTTCCCCTGGCGCTGTTCGTGATGGGCCATCATCTGCTCCTGCTACACCTACAAAGAGCCCTTATTCTCCAACTTCTACAAAAGGAAAGAAGATCCGCATAACAACAAATGATGGGCGACAGTCTATGCTTACGTTGAAGTCTACAACCACAtttgtggagctgcaggaaagtaTAGCCAGAGAATTTAATATTCCTCCATACTTGCAATGTATTCGCTATGGCTTTCCTCCCAAAGAGCTTCTGCCACCCAAGGAAGGAATGGAAAATGAGCCCGTTCCCTTGCAGCATGGTGATAAAATTATtatagagattttcaaaggtaaggAAGAAGGCAGTCTGTCTACTTCAGCACCCTCAACCCATGCTGTGAAACATGAAGATGTTGCAGTAACCAATAAAATATCTTCCAAGGAGTTGCAAGAGCAAGTTGATAAAGAAATGTACTCATTGTGTCTTCTAGCAACATTAATGG GAGAAGATGTTTGGTCATATGCAAAGGGGCTTCCTCACTTGTTTCAGCAGGGTGGGGTGTTCTACAGCATAATGAAGAAAACTACGG ttcctgttgttgttgttcctcCTTCATTAATAACCACCTGGAATTGA
- the VCPIP1 gene encoding deubiquitinating protein VCPIP1 isoform X1, which yields MSQPPPPPPPPPPPQQQQPVSKKRDRRIFSGSCPDPSCQARLFFPAHGPLSSGSIECTDCGQRHEQRQLLGVEEVTDPDLVLHNLLRNALLGVSGGGPPRKNTELVKVMGLSNYHCKLLSPILARYGMDKQTGKAKLLTEMNQGDVFDCALLGDRAFLIEPEHVDTMGYGKDRSGSLLYLHDTLEDIKKANNSQDCLIPVHVDGDGHCLVHAVSRALVGRELFWHALRENLKKHFKENLSRYKALFHDFIDAVEWEDIINECDPLFVPPEGVPLGLRNIHIFGLANVLHRPIILLDSLSGMRSSGDYSATFLPGLVPVEKCMGKDGMLNKPICIAWSSSGRNHYIPLVGIKGAALPKLPMKLLPKAWGVPQDLIKKYIKLEEDGCVIGGDRSLQDKYLLRLVAAMEEVFMNKHGIHPSLVADVHQYFYRRTGVIGVQPEDVTAAAKKAVMDNRLHKCLICGALSELHVPPEWLAPGGKLYNLAKSTHGQLRPDKNYSFPLNSLVCSYNSVKDVLVPDYSLSSLTACNWCHGTLVRRVRGDGSVVYLDGDRTNARSTGGKCGCGFKHYWDGKEYDNLPEAFPITLEWGGRVVRETVYWFQYESDTTLNSNVYDVAMKLVTKHFPGEFGSEILVQKVVNTILHQTAKKNPDDYTPVNIDSAHAQRADDIQGQDLDSQLPTKIILTGQKMKTLHKEELNMSKTERTIQQNIADQASVMQKRKTEKLKQEQKGQPRTTSPGAVRDGPSSAPATPTKSPYSPTSTKGKKIRITTNDGRQSMLTLKSTTTFVELQESIAREFNIPPYLQCIRYGFPPKELLPPKEGMENEPVPLQHGDKIIIEIFKGKEEGSLSTSAPSTHAVKHEDVAVTNKISSKELQEQVDKEMYSLCLLATLMGEDVWSYAKGLPHLFQQGGVFYSIMKKTTGLADGKHCTFPYLPGKNFVYNAAEDRLELCVDAAGHFPIGPDVEDLVKEALSQVRAEATSRSREASPSHGLLKLGSGGVVKKKSEQLHNVTAFQGKGHSLGTASSSQQLDQKSRETPLLRKHNTETDFNLSPTKIEPSIFTAASGNSELIRIAPGVVTMRDSRQLDPTLIEAQRKKLQEMVSSIQASMDRHLRDQNAEQSASIDLSQRKVEAVSSSPKTGSIQANLPESFSVTGGTEHSNTETTAGNVVNSMGATICTRPKAQKGNSVEEAEEMDSQDAGITNTTEPMDHS from the exons ATGTCCCaaccgccgccgccgccgccgccgcctccacctcctcagcagcagcagcctgtctCGAAGAAGCGGGACCGGCGCATCTTCTCCGGATCTTGTCCGGACCCCAGCTGCCAGGCGCGCCTGTTCTTCCCGGCCCACGGGCCGCTGAGCAGCGGCAGCATCGAGTGCACGGACTGCGGGCAGCGCCATGAGCAGCGGCagctgctgggggtggaggaggtgaCGGACCCGGACCTGGTCCTGCACAACCTGCTGCGGAACGCGCTGCTGGGGGTGAGCGGCGGGGGCCCCCCCAGGAAGAACACGGAGCTGGTCAAAGTTATGGGCCTGTCCAACTACCACTGCAAgctgctctcccccatcctggCTCGCTACGGCATGGACAAGCAAACGGGCAAGGCCAAGCTTCTCACCGAGATGAACCAGGGGGATGTCTTTGACTGTGCCCTCTTGGGCGACCGTGCCTTCCTCATTGAGCCTGAGCATGTCGACACTATGGGCTATGGCAAGGACCGCTCCGGCAGCCTCCTCTACCTGCATGACACCCTGGAGGACATCAAGAAAGCCAACAACAGCCAGGACTGCCTGATCCCTGTTCACGTGGATGGTGACGGCCACTGCCTGGTCCATGCTGTCTCACGGGCACTGGTGGGCAGGGAGCTGTTCTGGCATGCGCTCCGGGAGAACCTGAAGAAGCACTTCAAGGAGAACCTGAGCCGCTACAAGGCTCTCTTCCATGACTTCATTGACGCAGTAGAGTGGGAGGACATAATCAATGAGTGTGACCCTTTGTTTGTCCCTCCAGAAGGTGTGCCATTAGGTCTGCGAAACATTCACATCTTTGGTTTGGCTAATGTGCTTCACCGGCCCATCATCCTGCTGGATTCCTTGAGTGGAATGCGTAGTTCTGGAGATTACTCAGCCACTTTCCTCCCTGGGCTGGTACCGGTAGAGAAATGCATGGGAAAAGATGGCATGTTGAACAAACCTATCTGTATTGCATGGAGTAGCTCTGGACGTAACCATTATATTCCTCTGGTTGGAATAAAAGGTGCTGCTTTACCTAAACTGCCTATGAAATTACTTCCTAAAGCTTGGGGAGTTCCTCAGGATCTCATCAAAAAATACATCAAACTGGAGGAGGATGGTTGTGTGATTGGAGGAGATAGAAGTTTGCAAGACAAATACTTACTAAGGCTGGTTGCTGCAATGGAAGAAGTTTTCATGAATAAGCATGGTATTCATCCCAGTTTAGTAGCTGATGTACATCAGTATTTTTACAGAAGGACTGGTGTAATAGGAGTTCAGCCTGAAGACGTTACTGCAGCTGCCAAAAAAGCAGTGATGGACAACCGCCTTCACAAGTGTCTAATCTGTGGTGCCCTTTCAGAGCTTCATGTTCCTCCAGAGTGGTTGGCTCCAGGAGGGAAACTGTATAACCTGGCCAAAAGTACCCATGGCCAGCTGAGGCCTGACAAAAATTACAGCTTCCCTCTGAACAGTTTGGTGTGCTCCTATAATTCTGTGAAGGATGTCCTGGTACCAGACTACAGTCTGAGTAGTTTGACTGCTTGTAACTGGTGTCATGGTACCTTGGTGCGTCGTGTCAGGGGAGATGGATCTGTTGTGTATCTGGATGGGGACAGAACTAATGCTAGATCCACTGGTGGCAAATGTGGCTGTGGATTCAAACACTATTGGGATGGTAAAGAATATGACAATCTCCCTGAAGCCTTTCCTATTACTTTAGAATGGGGTGGAAGAGTGGTGAGAGAGACTGTATATTGGTTCCAATATGAAAGTGATACAACTCTTAACAGTAACGTGTATGATGTTGCAATGAAACTTGTTACCAAACATTTTCCTGGTGAATTTGGTAGTGAGATTCTTGTTCAGAAAGTTGTCAATACAATATTACATCAGACTGCCAAAAAGAACCCTGATGATTATACTCCTGTAAATATTGATAGTGCTCATGCGCAAAGAGCTGATGATATACAAGGACAAGACTTAGATTCGCAACTTCCAACCAAAATTATTCTCACTGGACAGAAAATGAAAACTTTGCACAAGGAAGAGTTAAATATGAGTAAAACTGAAAGAACTATTCAACAGAACATTGCAGACCAGGCTTCTGTAATGCAGAAAcggaaaactgaaaaattaaaacaagaacaaaaagggCAACCTAGGACTACTTCCCCTGGCGCTGTTCGTGATGGGCCATCATCTGCTCCTGCTACACCTACAAAGAGCCCTTATTCTCCAACTTCTACAAAAGGAAAGAAGATCCGCATAACAACAAATGATGGGCGACAGTCTATGCTTACGTTGAAGTCTACAACCACAtttgtggagctgcaggaaagtaTAGCCAGAGAATTTAATATTCCTCCATACTTGCAATGTATTCGCTATGGCTTTCCTCCCAAAGAGCTTCTGCCACCCAAGGAAGGAATGGAAAATGAGCCCGTTCCCTTGCAGCATGGTGATAAAATTATtatagagattttcaaaggtaaggAAGAAGGCAGTCTGTCTACTTCAGCACCCTCAACCCATGCTGTGAAACATGAAGATGTTGCAGTAACCAATAAAATATCTTCCAAGGAGTTGCAAGAGCAAGTTGATAAAGAAATGTACTCATTGTGTCTTCTAGCAACATTAATGG GAGAAGATGTTTGGTCATATGCAAAGGGGCTTCCTCACTTGTTTCAGCAGGGTGGGGTGTTCTACAGCATAATGAAGAAAACTACGG GTCTGGCTGATGGCAAGCACTGTACTTTTCCATATCTGCCTGGTAAAAACTTTGTGTATAATGCAGCAGAAGATAGATTAGAGCTGTGTGTGGATGCTGCTGGGCACTTCCCTATTGGTCCTGATGTTGAAGACTTGGTTAAAGAGGCATTAAGTCAAGTACGAGCAGAGGCTACTTCAAGAAGCAGGGAAGCGAGTCCTTCACATGGACTTCTGAAATTAGGTAGTGGTGGAGtagtaaaaaaaaagtctgagcaaCTGCATAATGTAACTGCATTTCAAGGAAAGGGCCACTCACTAGGAACTGCATCTAGTAGCCAACAACTTGATCAAAAATCCAGGGAAACACCACTTTTAAGAAAGCATAAcacagaaacagacttcaatCTCAGTCCCACTAAAATAGAGCCTTCTATATTCACAGCTGCTTCTGGTAACAGTGAGCTTATTCGCATAGCTCCTGGAGTAGTGACAATGAGAGACAGCAGGCAGCTTGACCCTACCTTGATTGAGGCACAGCGAAAAAAGTTACAGGAAATGGTTTCTTCTATTCAGGCATCAATGGACAGACACCTGCGGGATCAGAATGCAGAGCAGTCAGCATCAATCGATCTGTCACAAAGGAAAGTAGAAGCAGTGAGTTCATCACCTAAAACTGGCAGCATTCAGGCTAATTTGCCAGAATCTTTTTCTGTAACAGGTGGCACTGAACATTCAAATACAGAAACAACTGCTGGCAATGTGGTAAATTCAATGGGAGCAACAATCTGCACAAGACCTAAAGcacaaaaaggaaattctgttgaagaggctgaggagaTGGATAGTCAAGATGCAGGGATTACCAATACAACTGAGCCGATGGATCACTCTTGA